A region from the Aeromicrobium choanae genome encodes:
- a CDS encoding riboflavin synthase, whose protein sequence is MFTGLVEEKGTVVALDDLGDAVRITIRGPVVTSDAGHGDSIAVNGCCLTVIDPTEDTFSADVMRESLDRTSLGDLEAGSLVNLERAMQAGARMGGHIVQGHVDGTATLIDRTPSEHWEVVRFSLPAELARYVVDKGSITVDGTSLTVVEAGDDWFSVSLIPTTLADTVLGTRKPGDRVNLEVDVIAKYVERLLEKGAHS, encoded by the coding sequence ATGTTCACGGGCTTGGTGGAGGAGAAGGGCACGGTCGTGGCCCTCGACGACCTCGGCGACGCGGTGCGGATCACGATCCGCGGACCCGTCGTCACGTCGGACGCCGGACACGGCGACTCGATCGCGGTCAACGGCTGCTGCCTGACGGTGATCGACCCGACCGAGGACACGTTCAGTGCCGACGTCATGCGCGAGTCGCTGGACCGCACCAGCCTCGGCGACCTGGAGGCAGGATCCCTCGTCAACCTGGAGCGCGCGATGCAGGCCGGCGCCCGGATGGGCGGCCACATCGTCCAGGGCCACGTCGACGGCACCGCCACGCTGATCGACCGCACCCCGAGCGAGCACTGGGAGGTCGTCCGGTTCAGCCTGCCGGCCGAGCTGGCGCGCTACGTGGTCGACAAGGGCTCGATCACGGTCGACGGCACGTCGCTCACCGTGGTCGAGGCCGGTGACGACTGGTTCAGCGTCTCCCTCATCCCCACCACCCTGGCCGACACCGTGCTCGGCACCCGCAAGCCCGGCGACCGCGTCAACCTCGAGGTGGACGTCATCGCCAAGTACGTCGAGCGACTGCTCGAGAAGGGAGCTCACTCATGA
- the rpmI gene encoding 50S ribosomal protein L35: protein MPKFKPHSGMKKRIKITGKGKLRREQTNRRHLLEVKSSTRKRRLDGTTSVSKADTKQVKKLLGL, encoded by the coding sequence GTGCCGAAGTTCAAGCCCCACTCGGGCATGAAGAAGCGCATCAAGATCACCGGCAAGGGCAAGCTCCGCCGCGAGCAGACCAACCGCCGCCACCTGTTGGAGGTCAAGTCCTCGACCCGAAAGCGTCGCCTCGACGGCACGACGTCGGTGTCGAAGGCTGACACCAAGCAGGTCAAGAAGCTGCTCGGTCTCTGA
- the ribD gene encoding bifunctional diaminohydroxyphosphoribosylaminopyrimidine deaminase/5-amino-6-(5-phosphoribosylamino)uracil reductase RibD, which yields MASQTETDAMRRAVEAARAVGRTLPNPPVGCVLLDDEGREIAVGVHRGAGTPHAEVDALQLAGDRARGATAVVTLEPCNHTGRTGPCTQALIAAGVARVVFGTTDPAEGAGGAKVLVEAGLEVEDGVLADETDELVRFWSHRHLHGRPFVTWKYAATLDGLSAAPDGSSKWITSETARRDVQVFRAECDAIMAGTYSVLADDPRLTVRDASDLPLPYDRQPLRVVVGESKIPAYYRVFDRVAPTRQIHSRDPHVVLAELQAAGIHHVWLEGGPRLAGAFWGEGLIDRVIGYMAPAMLGSGRAALEGEATTLADIRPIEITDLRMVGPDIRIVGTPGRMPREDMDTPIEEPDSEGTN from the coding sequence GTGGCCAGTCAGACCGAGACCGACGCGATGCGCCGGGCCGTCGAGGCCGCCCGCGCCGTGGGTCGCACCCTGCCCAACCCGCCGGTCGGCTGCGTGCTGCTCGACGACGAGGGCCGTGAGATCGCCGTGGGCGTCCACCGGGGCGCGGGCACGCCGCACGCCGAGGTCGACGCCCTCCAGCTCGCGGGCGACCGCGCCCGCGGCGCCACCGCCGTCGTCACCCTCGAGCCGTGCAACCACACCGGCCGTACCGGCCCCTGCACGCAGGCCCTGATCGCCGCGGGGGTCGCCCGCGTGGTCTTCGGCACCACCGACCCCGCCGAGGGCGCCGGGGGAGCGAAGGTCCTCGTCGAGGCGGGCCTCGAGGTCGAGGACGGCGTCCTGGCCGACGAGACCGACGAGCTGGTCCGCTTCTGGTCCCACCGCCACCTCCACGGGCGGCCGTTCGTCACGTGGAAGTACGCGGCCACGCTCGACGGACTCAGCGCCGCTCCGGACGGCAGCAGCAAGTGGATCACCAGCGAGACGGCACGCCGCGACGTCCAGGTGTTCCGCGCCGAGTGCGACGCCATCATGGCCGGCACCTACTCCGTGCTCGCCGACGACCCGCGACTCACGGTGCGCGACGCCTCCGACCTGCCCCTGCCGTACGACCGCCAGCCGCTGCGCGTCGTCGTGGGGGAGTCGAAGATCCCCGCGTACTACCGCGTGTTCGACCGCGTCGCCCCCACGCGGCAGATCCACTCGCGCGACCCGCACGTGGTGCTCGCCGAGCTGCAGGCCGCGGGCATCCACCACGTCTGGCTCGAGGGCGGACCCCGGCTCGCCGGCGCGTTCTGGGGCGAGGGCCTCATCGACCGCGTGATCGGCTACATGGCTCCGGCGATGCTGGGCTCCGGCCGCGCCGCTCTCGAGGGCGAGGCGACCACGCTCGCGGACATCCGCCCCATCGAGATCACCGACCTGCGGATGGTCGGTCCCGACATCCGCATCGTCGGCACGCCGGGCCGGATGCCGCGCGAGGACATGGACACACCGATCGAGGAACCTGACAGCGAGGGCACGAACTGA
- a CDS encoding SseB family protein yields the protein MSHGDDSWGGGRSLAEPAFPGDDGGVDPSLDLTDDTTLLATLGTARVFVPVVAVLGERATDGSDKNSDMAAVLMTGADGRTALLAFSSLETMSRWNPTSRPVPVFGRDAARAALADGASAMLLDLGQPTFGVVETEDLEHVAAEHVLVRTAAGTAWIEPAGD from the coding sequence ATGAGCCACGGTGACGACTCCTGGGGTGGCGGACGCTCCCTGGCCGAGCCGGCGTTCCCCGGCGACGATGGCGGCGTCGACCCCTCGCTCGACCTGACCGACGACACCACGCTGCTCGCCACGCTCGGCACGGCGCGGGTCTTCGTCCCGGTCGTCGCGGTGCTGGGGGAGCGGGCCACCGACGGCAGCGACAAGAACTCCGACATGGCGGCGGTCCTGATGACCGGCGCCGACGGTCGCACCGCACTGCTGGCGTTCAGCTCGCTGGAGACGATGAGCCGCTGGAACCCGACCTCGCGTCCCGTTCCCGTCTTCGGCCGCGACGCCGCCCGGGCCGCGCTCGCCGACGGCGCCTCGGCCATGCTGCTCGATCTCGGACAGCCCACCTTCGGCGTCGTCGAGACCGAGGACCTCGAGCACGTCGCCGCCGAGCACGTGCTGGTGCGAACCGCCGCCGGCACCGCCTGGATCGAGCCGGCGGGCGACTAG
- the fmt gene encoding methionyl-tRNA formyltransferase: MKIVFAGTPATAVPTLEALVASRHEVVAVITRPDARVGRGRSLQPSPVAVAAEAHGIDVLKPASTSDPEFLDALAATEARLGVIVAYGALLRRDVLDALEFGWINLHYSVLPAWRGAAPVQRSIMAGDEITGATVFSLVEALDAGPVLGTITERIQQDDTTGTLLDRLSDQGATLVVDVVDHIEAGDIGAVRQPEDNVSYAHKLTTEDARIDWHRPAFAVDRQIRGCTPAPGAWTEVDGARLKVGPLTIAEESTLKPGVASIGKREVRVGTTTTDVVLGEVQPRGKKAMPAADWGRGLGGATEVVFS, from the coding sequence GTGAAGATCGTGTTCGCCGGGACCCCGGCCACCGCCGTGCCGACGCTCGAGGCGCTCGTCGCCAGCCGCCACGAGGTGGTCGCCGTGATCACCCGTCCCGACGCGCGGGTCGGCCGTGGCCGGTCGCTGCAGCCCTCGCCCGTGGCGGTGGCCGCCGAGGCCCACGGGATCGACGTGCTCAAGCCGGCGTCGACGTCCGATCCCGAGTTTCTCGACGCGCTGGCGGCCACGGAGGCACGCCTGGGCGTGATCGTGGCGTACGGGGCGCTGCTGCGCCGCGACGTGCTCGACGCCCTCGAGTTCGGCTGGATCAACCTGCACTACTCCGTGCTGCCGGCCTGGCGCGGGGCCGCCCCGGTGCAGCGCTCGATCATGGCCGGCGACGAGATCACCGGCGCCACGGTCTTCAGCCTCGTGGAGGCGCTGGACGCCGGTCCGGTGCTCGGCACGATCACCGAGCGGATCCAGCAGGACGACACCACGGGAACGCTCCTGGACCGCCTGTCCGACCAGGGCGCCACCCTCGTCGTCGACGTCGTCGACCACATCGAGGCGGGCGACATCGGCGCGGTGCGCCAGCCGGAGGACAACGTCTCCTACGCCCACAAGCTGACCACCGAGGACGCCCGCATCGACTGGCACCGTCCGGCCTTCGCCGTCGACCGCCAGATCCGCGGCTGCACGCCCGCGCCGGGCGCCTGGACCGAGGTCGACGGGGCGCGCCTCAAGGTCGGGCCGCTCACGATCGCCGAGGAGTCCACGCTGAAGCCGGGCGTGGCCTCCATCGGCAAGCGCGAGGTGCGCGTCGGCACCACCACCACCGACGTCGTGCTGGGCGAGGTGCAGCCGCGCGGCAAGAAGGCGATGCCCGCCGCGGACTGGGGCCGTGGCCTCGGCGGAGCCACCGAGGTGGTGTTCTCGTGA
- a CDS encoding GNAT family N-acetyltransferase, producing MMWRVRTTLENRPGILAEIALACGQAEVNIASMQVFPGDPTVTDEFVVSAAPGMTDLQLAEVFEKAGGTRVAVTRTGPDALDDEATRYLRGMHEVLEGGRDVESVLRDLLGTTPPDVLDYNGHDVLDLQRRNGTSLRISRAVPFTPAERSRAQALLSLVSDAGMDVPLLQPAERTPLPLTRRATLADIEGVAALHQRCSAETIYHRYQAPLRMPMTTRLARRLVVPDSGLAIVVQSGLDIVGHGLVEQVEDRWTFHLIVEDAWQGRGIGTMLVKQGAGRARALGAQRLTFVTATANDTLLRTVGRAGFVARVERHDGNVHITVPLAGVSPLQD from the coding sequence ATGATGTGGCGCGTGCGGACGACCCTGGAGAACCGGCCCGGCATCCTGGCCGAGATCGCCCTCGCGTGCGGACAGGCTGAGGTGAACATCGCGAGCATGCAGGTGTTCCCCGGCGACCCGACCGTGACGGACGAGTTCGTGGTGAGCGCGGCACCGGGCATGACCGACCTGCAGCTGGCCGAGGTCTTCGAGAAGGCCGGCGGCACGCGGGTGGCCGTGACCCGGACGGGCCCCGACGCCCTCGACGACGAGGCGACCCGCTACCTGCGCGGCATGCACGAGGTGCTGGAGGGCGGGCGGGACGTCGAGAGCGTGCTGCGCGACCTCCTGGGCACGACGCCCCCGGACGTCCTGGACTACAACGGCCACGACGTGCTCGACCTGCAGCGCCGCAACGGCACGAGCCTGAGAATCAGCCGGGCGGTCCCCTTCACCCCGGCCGAGCGGTCGCGAGCGCAGGCGCTGCTCTCCCTCGTCAGCGACGCGGGGATGGACGTACCGCTGCTCCAGCCGGCCGAGCGGACCCCCCTGCCCCTCACGCGCCGGGCCACCCTCGCCGACATCGAGGGTGTCGCCGCCCTGCACCAGCGCTGCAGCGCGGAGACGATCTACCACCGGTACCAGGCACCGCTGCGCATGCCGATGACCACCCGGCTGGCCCGTCGGCTCGTCGTTCCCGACAGCGGCCTGGCGATCGTCGTGCAGTCGGGGCTGGACATCGTCGGGCACGGCCTGGTGGAGCAGGTCGAGGACCGGTGGACGTTCCACCTGATCGTCGAGGACGCGTGGCAGGGCCGGGGCATCGGCACGATGCTCGTCAAGCAGGGCGCCGGACGGGCGAGGGCGCTCGGCGCGCAACGGCTCACCTTCGTCACGGCCACCGCGAACGACACCCTGCTGCGCACCGTGGGGCGGGCCGGATTCGTCGCCCGGGTCGAGCGGCACGACGGGAACGTCCACATCACGGTGCCGCTGGCGGGCGTGTCACCGCTGCAGGACTAG
- a CDS encoding RsmB/NOP family class I SAM-dependent RNA methyltransferase, protein MSTPTDPREVAFDVMSAVRTRDVYVNLLLPTLLDGLSTRDAALATELTHNTIRHQGTYDAIIDTVATGTVHPAVRDALRLGAHQLLAMRVPAHAAVDTTVQLVRRKIGHRPVGFANAVLRKIGGKDLDTWLAEVTAGRDRLDALAIRYSHPRWVVEALEAAVGTDELEALLAADNAPPLVTLVARPGLVDPRSLPGETGRLSPYARVMTAGGDPGFVPAVRDGRAGVQDEGSQMVAITTAEAPLEGYDTHWLDLAAGPGGKAALLGALAAQRGASLVANEMQPHRAELVRQSVRALNNVEVTVHDGREGPWEEESFDRVLLDAPCTGLGALRRRPEARWRRRAEDVPELVTLQRQLLTRAVDLVRPGGVVGYATCSPLPAETREVVESVVGERSDVTVESEHHWWPHTDGTDAMYLALLRRG, encoded by the coding sequence GTGAGCACGCCCACCGACCCGCGCGAGGTCGCGTTCGATGTCATGTCGGCGGTGCGCACCCGCGACGTCTACGTCAACCTGCTGCTGCCGACCCTGCTGGACGGCCTCTCCACCCGCGACGCCGCGCTGGCCACCGAGCTGACGCACAACACGATCCGCCACCAGGGCACCTACGACGCGATCATCGACACGGTGGCCACCGGCACGGTCCACCCCGCGGTGCGCGACGCCCTGCGCCTCGGCGCCCACCAGCTGCTCGCGATGCGCGTGCCGGCCCACGCCGCCGTCGACACCACCGTGCAGCTCGTGCGCCGCAAGATCGGGCACAGGCCCGTCGGCTTCGCGAACGCCGTGCTGCGCAAGATCGGCGGCAAGGACCTCGACACCTGGCTGGCCGAGGTCACCGCCGGGCGCGACCGGCTCGACGCGCTGGCGATCAGGTACTCGCACCCGCGTTGGGTCGTCGAGGCGCTCGAGGCCGCCGTGGGCACCGACGAGCTGGAGGCCCTGCTGGCGGCCGACAACGCGCCGCCACTGGTCACCCTCGTCGCCCGCCCCGGACTCGTCGACCCGCGCTCGCTGCCGGGGGAGACGGGCCGGCTCAGCCCCTACGCCCGCGTGATGACCGCCGGGGGAGACCCGGGGTTCGTTCCCGCCGTGCGCGACGGCCGCGCCGGGGTGCAGGACGAGGGCTCGCAGATGGTGGCGATCACCACGGCCGAGGCGCCGCTCGAGGGGTACGACACGCACTGGCTAGATCTGGCCGCCGGTCCCGGTGGCAAGGCCGCGCTGCTCGGCGCCCTCGCCGCCCAGCGAGGTGCCTCCTTGGTGGCCAACGAGATGCAGCCGCACCGCGCCGAGCTGGTACGCCAGTCCGTGCGGGCGCTCAACAACGTCGAGGTCACCGTGCACGACGGCCGCGAGGGTCCGTGGGAGGAGGAGTCGTTCGACCGTGTGCTGCTCGACGCTCCGTGCACCGGGCTCGGCGCCCTGCGCCGTCGTCCCGAGGCCCGCTGGCGCCGCCGCGCCGAGGACGTCCCCGAGCTGGTCACGCTGCAGCGGCAGCTGCTGACCCGCGCCGTCGACCTCGTCCGGCCCGGGGGAGTGGTGGGCTACGCCACCTGCTCGCCGCTGCCCGCCGAGACCCGCGAGGTCGTCGAGTCGGTCGTCGGGGAGCGGTCCGACGTGACCGTCGAGTCCGAGCACCACTGGTGGCCGCACACCGACGGCACGGACGCGATGTACCTGGCGCTGCTGCGCCGCGGCTGA
- a CDS encoding PH domain-containing protein produces the protein MGQSSSRRTFRPIGVIVVMWACVVVLAVLAAMIGIRLPEEYKFTTSQTVTIWVLIGFVALFALFVSRSHVTADDAGLTFVNGWRRRTLRWDEISVVSMRPGTPWPTVETKDGRRFALFAIQGSEGDPARDAVTWLSGHVR, from the coding sequence ATGGGCCAGTCCTCCTCGCGGCGCACGTTCCGCCCCATCGGCGTCATCGTCGTCATGTGGGCGTGCGTCGTCGTGCTCGCCGTCCTCGCCGCGATGATCGGGATCCGCCTGCCCGAGGAGTACAAGTTCACGACCTCGCAGACCGTCACGATCTGGGTGCTCATCGGCTTCGTGGCGCTGTTCGCCCTGTTCGTCTCGCGCAGCCACGTCACGGCGGACGACGCTGGGCTGACCTTCGTCAACGGCTGGCGCCGTCGCACGCTGCGCTGGGACGAGATCTCCGTGGTGTCGATGCGCCCCGGCACGCCGTGGCCCACGGTCGAGACGAAGGACGGCCGCCGCTTCGCGCTGTTCGCTATCCAGGGCAGCGAGGGCGATCCGGCGCGCGACGCCGTGACCTGGCTGTCCGGTCACGTGCGATGA
- a CDS encoding phosphoribosyl-ATP diphosphatase: MKTFDGLFAELSEKAASRPEGSRTVAELDAGVHAIGKKLVEEAAESWMAAEHEGPARAAEEISQLLYHAQVMMIAAGISLDDVYSHL, encoded by the coding sequence ATGAAGACGTTCGATGGCCTGTTCGCGGAACTGTCCGAGAAGGCCGCCTCCCGCCCCGAGGGCTCGCGCACCGTCGCCGAGCTCGACGCGGGCGTGCACGCGATCGGCAAGAAGCTCGTGGAGGAGGCCGCCGAGTCGTGGATGGCCGCCGAGCATGAGGGACCTGCGCGTGCGGCCGAGGAGATCAGCCAGCTGCTGTACCACGCGCAGGTGATGATGATCGCCGCTGGCATCTCCCTCGATGACGTCTACTCCCACCTCTAG
- the ribH gene encoding 6,7-dimethyl-8-ribityllumazine synthase → MAGHGAPEITVDGSGAKVAVVASSWHTVVMDGLIAGTDRALKEAGVTDTTLLRAPGSFELPIIAQACANAGYDVVVALGVIIRGGTPHFEYVSAATTDGLSRVALDTGVPIGFGLLTCDTEQQALDRAGLPGSPEDKGREAAEAALSAWATVRGLTPRR, encoded by the coding sequence GTGGCCGGACACGGAGCACCCGAGATCACCGTCGACGGCAGCGGCGCGAAGGTCGCCGTCGTCGCGTCGAGCTGGCACACCGTGGTGATGGACGGCCTCATCGCCGGCACCGACCGCGCGCTGAAGGAGGCCGGCGTCACCGACACGACGCTGCTGCGGGCGCCCGGCTCCTTCGAGCTGCCGATCATCGCGCAGGCCTGCGCGAACGCCGGCTACGACGTGGTCGTCGCGCTCGGCGTGATCATCCGGGGCGGGACGCCCCACTTCGAGTACGTCTCGGCGGCGACCACCGACGGGCTGTCCCGCGTGGCGCTGGACACCGGCGTGCCGATCGGCTTCGGCCTGCTCACGTGCGACACCGAGCAGCAGGCGCTCGACCGCGCCGGCCTGCCGGGATCGCCCGAGGACAAGGGGCGCGAGGCCGCCGAGGCCGCGCTCTCGGCATGGGCGACCGTCCGGGGCCTGACGCCCCGCCGATAG
- the rpe gene encoding ribulose-phosphate 3-epimerase, with amino-acid sequence MRITPSLLNADFANLAGEAARIPTADFLHMDVMDNHFVPNLTLGAPVIEALAKAAPQPIDAHLMIEEPDRWAPQFVEAGASSVTFHVEAAKAPVRLAREIRAQGARASMALKPATPIEPYEDLLPELDMVLIMTVEPGFGGQKFLDLCLPKIRRTRALLDRVGGDIWLQVDGGVSLETIERCAEAGADTFVAGSAVYSADDPGAMVERLRETAVGACH; translated from the coding sequence ATGCGCATCACGCCGAGCCTGCTGAACGCCGACTTCGCGAACCTGGCGGGGGAGGCGGCCCGGATCCCGACGGCCGACTTCCTGCACATGGACGTGATGGACAACCACTTCGTGCCGAACCTCACGCTCGGCGCGCCCGTGATCGAGGCGCTGGCGAAGGCCGCGCCCCAGCCGATCGACGCGCACCTGATGATCGAGGAGCCCGACCGTTGGGCGCCGCAGTTCGTGGAGGCGGGCGCGTCGAGCGTCACCTTCCACGTCGAGGCCGCCAAGGCGCCGGTGCGGCTGGCTCGCGAGATCCGCGCGCAGGGCGCTCGCGCGTCGATGGCGCTCAAGCCCGCGACGCCGATCGAGCCCTACGAGGACCTGCTCCCCGAGCTGGACATGGTGCTGATCATGACGGTCGAGCCGGGCTTCGGCGGGCAGAAGTTCCTCGACCTGTGCCTGCCGAAGATCCGTCGCACGCGCGCGCTGCTCGACCGGGTCGGCGGGGACATCTGGCTCCAGGTCGACGGCGGCGTCTCGCTGGAGACGATCGAGCGCTGCGCCGAGGCCGGCGCCGACACCTTCGTGGCGGGCTCGGCGGTCTACAGCGCCGACGACCCGGGCGCCATGGTGGAGCGTCTGCGTGAGACGGCCGTCGGCGCCTGCCACTGA
- the infC gene encoding translation initiation factor IF-3 encodes MWWLSLRRRPPFSCPPNPISGGSISTDLRVNERIRVPEVRLVGPSGEQVGIVRIEDALRLAAEADLDLVEVAPQARPPVCRLMDFGKFKYEAAQKARESRRNQTNTVIKEMKLRPKIDQHDYDTKKGHVVRFLKAGDKVKITIMFRGREQHRPELGFRLLQKLAADVEDLGFIESNARQDGRNMTMVLGPHKKKSEAQAEVKAEKAVTTAAREAEREAEAVAEKVHREEHQKTAPPKKPRRRSENLDPDMEA; translated from the coding sequence GTGTGGTGGCTTTCGCTTCGACGGAGGCCACCTTTTTCGTGTCCTCCAAACCCGATCTCAGGAGGATCCATCAGCACAGATCTGCGCGTCAACGAGCGCATTCGCGTACCGGAGGTCCGGCTCGTCGGACCCAGCGGTGAACAGGTCGGCATCGTTCGCATCGAAGATGCCCTGCGCCTGGCCGCCGAGGCCGATCTCGATCTCGTCGAGGTCGCCCCCCAGGCCCGGCCCCCGGTCTGCCGCCTCATGGACTTCGGCAAGTTCAAGTACGAAGCCGCCCAGAAGGCGCGCGAGTCGCGACGCAACCAGACGAACACGGTCATCAAGGAGATGAAGCTCCGCCCGAAGATCGACCAGCACGACTACGACACCAAGAAGGGTCACGTCGTGCGGTTCCTGAAGGCCGGAGACAAGGTCAAGATCACGATCATGTTCCGCGGTCGCGAGCAGCACCGTCCCGAGCTCGGGTTCCGGCTGCTGCAGAAGCTCGCCGCCGACGTGGAGGATCTCGGCTTCATCGAGTCGAACGCCCGCCAGGACGGTCGCAACATGACGATGGTGCTTGGACCTCACAAGAAGAAGTCCGAGGCGCAGGCCGAGGTCAAGGCCGAGAAGGCCGTGACCACCGCCGCCCGCGAGGCTGAGCGCGAAGCCGAGGCCGTGGCCGAGAAGGTCCATCGCGAAGAACACCAGAAGACAGCGCCGCCGAAGAAGCCTCGCCGGCGCTCCGAGAACCTCGATCCAGACATGGAGGCATAA
- a CDS encoding bifunctional 3,4-dihydroxy-2-butanone-4-phosphate synthase/GTP cyclohydrolase II, which yields MIEEQHTGVRLDSIERAIADIRDGKAIVVVDDEDRENEGDIIFAASKATPELMAFLVRYSSGLVCAPITGEILDRLAIPLMTPHNRDRLRTAYTVSIDARDGVTTGISASDRARTCRVLADSATEPFELVQPGHIVPLRAKPGGVLERAGHTEAAVDFARLAGLTPAGVIGEVMNDDGTLKRAPELREFADEHDLALVSIADLQVYLRLHESQITRLADAHLPTEFGTFRAMGFKDRIDGAEHVALVHGEPGTEDVLVRLHSECLTGDVFGSRRCDCGPQLEAAMAEVVSAGAGIVVYLRGHEGRGIGLLHKLRAYELQDQGQDTVDANLSLGFGEDERDYAAGAQILRELGVTSVRLLTNNPDKSTQLEQYGVKVAERLPVVIAPTPDNLRYLQTKAARMGHDLPDLKLDEEI from the coding sequence ATGATCGAGGAGCAGCACACCGGAGTCCGCCTCGACAGCATCGAGCGCGCGATCGCCGACATCCGCGACGGAAAGGCGATCGTCGTCGTCGACGACGAGGACCGCGAGAACGAGGGCGACATCATCTTCGCCGCCTCCAAGGCGACGCCCGAGCTGATGGCGTTCCTGGTCCGCTACTCCAGCGGCCTGGTCTGCGCGCCGATCACGGGCGAGATCCTCGACCGGCTGGCGATCCCGCTGATGACCCCGCACAACCGCGACCGGCTGCGCACGGCCTACACCGTGTCGATCGACGCCCGCGACGGCGTCACCACCGGCATCTCGGCGTCCGACCGGGCGCGCACGTGCCGCGTGCTCGCCGACTCGGCCACCGAGCCGTTCGAGCTCGTGCAGCCCGGCCACATCGTGCCGCTGCGCGCCAAGCCCGGCGGTGTGCTGGAGCGCGCCGGCCACACCGAGGCCGCGGTCGACTTCGCCCGCCTCGCGGGCCTGACCCCCGCCGGCGTGATCGGCGAGGTGATGAACGACGACGGCACGCTCAAGCGCGCGCCTGAGCTGCGCGAGTTCGCCGACGAGCACGATCTCGCCCTGGTCTCGATCGCCGACCTGCAGGTGTACCTGCGCCTGCACGAGTCGCAGATCACCCGCCTGGCCGACGCCCACCTGCCCACCGAGTTCGGCACGTTCCGCGCCATGGGCTTCAAGGACCGCATCGACGGCGCCGAGCACGTGGCCCTCGTCCACGGCGAGCCCGGAACCGAGGACGTGCTGGTGCGGCTGCACTCCGAGTGCCTCACCGGCGACGTCTTCGGCTCGCGCCGCTGCGACTGCGGCCCGCAGCTGGAGGCCGCGATGGCCGAGGTCGTCTCCGCCGGCGCCGGCATCGTGGTCTACCTCCGCGGCCACGAGGGCCGCGGGATCGGCCTGCTGCACAAGCTGCGTGCCTACGAGCTGCAGGACCAGGGCCAGGACACGGTCGACGCGAACCTCTCGCTGGGCTTCGGCGAGGACGAGCGCGACTACGCCGCCGGGGCGCAGATCCTGCGCGAGCTCGGCGTCACCTCGGTGCGCCTGCTGACCAACAACCCCGACAAGTCCACCCAGCTGGAGCAGTACGGCGTCAAGGTCGCCGAGCGGCTGCCCGTCGTCATCGCGCCCACGCCCGACAACCTGCGCTACCTGCAGACCAAGGCCGCCCGCATGGGCCACGACCTGCCCGACCTCAAGCTCGACGAGGAGATCTGA
- the hisG gene encoding ATP phosphoribosyltransferase: MLKVAVPNKGALSEAAAAMLTEAGYRQRRHAKDLVTVDADNDVEFFYLRPRDIAIYVGEGTLDVGITGRDLLLDSGAKADEVMELGFAGSTFRFAAPEGQMTSESELQGRRIATSYPGIVRPHLERLGIDAQVVRLDGAVESSIRLGVADAIADVVETGTTLRQAGLEVFGDPILTSEALLIARSAAEVPAGVDVFQRRLQSVIVARTYVMMDYDIRVQNVDEAVRLTPGIESPTVSPLHREGWVAVRAMVPREATQKIMDELYALGGRGILVTDILSCRI; encoded by the coding sequence ATGCTCAAGGTCGCCGTCCCCAACAAGGGCGCCCTGTCCGAAGCCGCCGCCGCCATGCTGACCGAGGCGGGCTACCGCCAGCGTCGCCACGCCAAGGACCTCGTCACCGTCGACGCCGACAACGACGTCGAGTTCTTCTACCTGCGTCCGCGCGACATCGCCATCTACGTCGGCGAGGGCACGCTCGACGTCGGCATCACCGGCCGCGACCTGCTCCTGGACTCCGGCGCCAAGGCCGACGAGGTCATGGAGCTGGGCTTCGCGGGCTCCACGTTCCGGTTCGCCGCCCCCGAGGGCCAGATGACCAGCGAGTCCGAGCTCCAGGGCCGCCGCATCGCCACGTCGTACCCCGGCATCGTGCGTCCGCACCTCGAGCGGCTCGGCATCGACGCCCAGGTCGTGCGCCTCGACGGCGCGGTGGAGTCCTCGATCCGGCTCGGTGTCGCCGACGCGATCGCCGACGTGGTCGAGACCGGCACCACGCTGCGCCAGGCGGGCCTCGAGGTCTTCGGCGACCCGATCCTCACCTCCGAGGCGCTGCTGATCGCGCGGTCGGCCGCCGAGGTGCCCGCGGGCGTCGACGTGTTCCAGCGCCGCCTGCAGAGCGTGATCGTGGCGCGCACCTACGTGATGATGGACTACGACATCCGCGTCCAGAACGTCGACGAGGCCGTCCGGCTGACCCCGGGCATCGAGTCGCCCACGGTGTCGCCCCTTCATCGGGAGGGGTGGGTCGCGGTCCGGGCGATGGTCCCGCGCGAGGCCACCCAGAAGATCATGGACGAGCTGTACGCCCTCGGCGGCCGCGGCATCCTCGTCACGGACATCCTGTCGTGCCGGATCTGA